The genomic DNA AGCAACAGGCTGACGCCGCGCGCGAGCGTTATAACCGGCGTCTCGAGCGGCTCGATCGCGAGCGCGAAGCGGCTGAAGCGCGCGCGGCGGCGCGGCGTTCGGCGGCGGGAAGTGCTGCTGTTGATGCGGGTGGTGGCGCTCGCGCTGGCGCGGGCGGCGATGCCGGCCCGGGCACCACGGGCACCACGGGTACTGTCGGCAGCACGGAGAACGCGACCGGCAACGCAGCCGGGGTTAATAAGGCAGGCGCGCCTGCCACCTCTCCCGCAGGCGCCACGTCGGAAGGTCCGGGCGCTGCATCTTCCGCCGCAAGCACCGATGCCGATGCAAAAAAACGCGCCATCATCGAAGCCGCACTCGAGCGTGCGCGAAAAAAGAAAGAGGAAATGCAGGCGAAGGGCCAGGGCCCGCAGAACACCGCGAACGTCAGCGCCGACGTGCAGGCGCAAATCGACGCGGCCGAAGCGCGTCGCCGGCGCCTCGGCATCGACGATGAACCCGGCACGCCGCGCAACGAAGATGCATCGCACGTCGAAGCACCGGGCAACGGCAACACCGGTAGCAACCACAGCGACGAAGGCACGAACCCCGCCCCCGATCACTCAAACCCGAAGCGCTAAACACGCCGACCATCCCGCATGAACGCGAATAAACGCCGCGCGATCTTCGAAACGCTGCAAAGCCTGAACCCGCATCCGACCACCGAGCTCGAATACACGACGCCGTTCGAACTGCTGATCGCCGTGATGCTGTCGGCGCAAGCGACGGACGTGTCCGTGAACAAGGCGATGCGCAAGATGTTCCCGGTCGCGAATACGCCGCAGAAAATCTTCAAGCTCGGCGAAGCGGGCGTCACCGACTACATCAAGACGATCGGCCTCTATCGGACCAAAGCGAAGAACGTGATCGCGGCGTGCAAGATCCTGATCGACCAGTATGGCGGCGAAGTGCCGGCCGAGCGCGAAGCGCTCGAAAGCCTGCCGGGGGTCGGCCGCAAAACGGCGAATGTCGTGCTGAACACCGCGTTCGGCCATCCGACGATCGCCGTCGATACGCACATCTTTCGGGTTGCGAATCGAACCGGTCTTGCGCCCGGCAAGGACGTGCGCGCGGTCGAGACCGCGCTCGAGAAATTCACGCCGCCAGAGTTCAGACACGATGCGCATCACTGGCTGATTCTGCATGGCCGCTATGTGTGCAAGGCGCGCCGGCCCGAGTGCTGGCACTGCGTGATCGAGCCGCTTTGCGAGTTCAAACCCAAGACCCCGCCGCCGGATCTATGAAGCAGGTTGTGAAGCAGGTTGTGAAGCAGGTTGTGAAGCAGGTTGTGAAGCAGGTTGTGAAGCAGGGCCGTAAAGCGGACCATAAAGCGCGGGCCGTGCACCGGTTGCTCACCAGTAGTGCAGCTTCGCGCAGCGCTTAGCGGGGGTTCGCGCGATCTTCACGCGCCAACGCGCTCAAGCGCCGCGGCGTAAAATAGGGCCCTGCGGGCGATACCGCGCGGCGACATCGAGATATTGCGTCGTCAGCCACCTCGCCCACGTCGTCAGGCGCCTCGCCAATGATCGCGCCTTGCCTTTGCCGACCCTGCTTCCGCTCTCACCACCGCCGATGTTCAATCCCAGCCGCGAAGAAGTCCGACGTTTTTTCACCGACACCTGGCGCAAGCAGCGCGCGGGCGAGATCCTCACACCGCTCGAATCGATCGCGGCGGACTGGATCGTCGAACACCCCGAATATCACGCCGAGCTAGGCGACGCTGAAGCCGCGAGCGCACAGGACTATTCGCCCGAGCGCGGCCAGACGAATCCGTTTCTGCATCTGTCGATGCATCTTGCGATCAGCGAGCAATTGTCGATCGATCAGCCGCCCGGCATTCGCGCGGCGCACGACCGTCTCGCCGCGCGGCTCGGCTCGACGCACGACGCGCAGCACGAAATCATGGAGTGTCTCGGCGAGACGATCTGGGAAGCGCAGCGCACGAATACGCCGCCCGATACGGACGCCTATTTGCAGCGGATCGAACGCCGCGCATCGCGCGACTGATGAACCGCAGCCGCGGCTAGCGCCGAAAAGCAAACACCCCGCCTTGGCGGGGTGTTTGCTTTTGATCGCGATGGACGTTGCTATAAAAGCCGCAGATTCGTCGATCACTGTGCGATCACTGCGCAATCACCGCGCGCAACGGTCACTTCTTCTCGACCAGATCGCCCTTCAGCGATTCGATGTAAGCAGCGATGTCCTTCATGTCGTTCAGCGACAGGCTCTGCACTTGCGCCTGCATGATCGGATTATTGCGGCCGAGGTGCGGATTGCCGGTGCCCATCTGATACTGGCGCATCGCCCAGTACAGATAGTCCGCGTGCTGCCCCGCAAGCCGCGGGTACTCCGGGCTCACCGGGTTGTTCAGTTTCGAGCCGTGGCAAGCCGCGCAGTTATGGGCTTCGACCAGGTTCTTGCCGTTGTCCGCGTCGGCCGCCAGCGCCGCTGTCGAAGCGACGGCGAAACCCGCGAATGCAAACGACGCGCATGCGATCTTGAACATCGTGTGGAGGGGGTGTGGGTGCTTCTTCATGAATTCTCCTGGCCCGCGTAGCGGAATGACCGGGCGACTGTGTCCAAACGGCTGCTAATGCAGGCGCGGCCGGTCATTTGTCGGGGTTGTTCTTCGAAGTGGCAGTCTGCGCCGCGTAGTAGGCCGCGATGTCCGCGATGTCCTGATCCGACAGCGACGTCGCGATGGCGCGCATCGTGTCGAAATGCCGGTCGCCCTTCTTGTAGGCGTGCAGCGCGTTGCGCAGATACTGTTCGTTCTGGCCGCCGAGAATCGGTACCCGGTACACCTCCGGGTAAGCCGTCCGGTAGTCGGGAATACCGTGGCAGCCGATGCACATCGCGACCTTGCCCTGGCCCGCTTTCGCGTTGCCGACGACATCCGCTGCGTGGGCGGTGGCCGCGAGGCCCGCAATGCCCGTCAGCGCTGCGATCACGACGTGTTTGCCGACGAATTTTTTCATAGCTCTTGTAACCTGGCTTGAGGGGAAATGGCGCTAAAAACAGGCGCTAAAAACGAAGGCACAAAAATGAAGACTGCGACGGGGGCACAACGCGACGACAGACAATCGACCCCCGATGTGTGCACGCGATGCAGTGCACAACGTGCAAGCCCCCGAATCATGGCCTCAAATCATGGCCTCAAAAAACGGGCGCTCAAAAAAGCGGCGACCCGCGCCGTCGTTTTTTTGTTAATCGCCACGCAGGCCAAAAAAATCGGTCCGATTGTACCAAGAGGCCGCGCCGGGCGTCCACCGGACGGGCATGGGCTGGGTTGGCCCGAATTCAGCCCAAATTCGCGGCCTGAAATGCACGGCCTGAAACTTGCAGCCCGCCAGATCCAGCTTGCAACGCGTGGCCCACCGCTTGCGTCCACCTTGCCGTCAGCCCCGGCACGCATCAGCCAACCACGCTGCCCCGCGCGTCCCGGCACCCGCGAGACGATAAGCCCGCCCCGCCAAAGCCGCCAGCCCATCTGACTTATACTGGGATTTTCCCCGAACGAGCGTCCTGCCATGCGTTTCGAAGGCTCATCGCAATACGTCGCCACCGACGACCTCAAGCTCGCGGTCAACGCCGCGATGACGTTGAAGCGCCCGCTTCTGATCAAGGGCGAGCCCGGCACCGGCAAGACGATGCTCGCCGAGGAAGTGGCCGCCGCGCTCGGCATGCCGCTTCTGCAGTGGCACATCAAATCGACAACGAAAGCGCAGCAGGGCCTCTACGAATACGACGCGGTGTCGCGTCTGCGCGATTCCCAGCTCGGCGACGAACGCGTGAAGGACATTCGCAATTACATTGTGAAAGGTGTGTTGTGGCAGGCGTTCGAGTCGGATCAGCAAACGGTGTTGCTAATCGACGAAATCGACAAGGCCGACATCGAGTTCCCGAACGACCTGCTGCGCGAACTCGACCGCATGGAGTTCTATGTGTATGAGACGCGCGAGCTCGTCAAGGCGAAGGAGCGGCCGCTCGTCATCATCACGTCGAATAACGAAAAAGAACTGCCCGATGCGTTCCTGCGCCGCTGCTTTTTCCATTACATCAAGTTCCCCGATCCGGCGACGATGCAGCAGATCATCGAGGTCCACTACCCGGGGATCAAGCAGGAACTGCTGCGCGCGGCACTCGAAAGCTTCTACGAACTGCGCAACGTGTCGGGCCTGAAGAAGAAGCCGTCGACGTCCGAACTGCTCGACTGGCTGAAGCTGTTGCTCGCCGAAGACATCCCGCCCGAAGCGCTGCGCTCGAGCGACCACAAGCAGATCGTGCCGCCGCTAGCCGGCGCGCTGCTGAAAAACGAGCAGGACGTCGCGCTCTTCGAACGCCTCGTGTTCATGAACCGCAACAACCGGTGAGCGCCCACGCGCCCGCCGCGGAGAACCCGGCATGCTGATCGACTTCTTCTACTCGCTGCGCGCCGCGAAACTGCCGGTCTCGGTGAAGGAGTATCTGACGCTGCTCGAGGCGCTGAAGGCGCAGGTCATCGAGCCGTCGCTCGACGAGTTCTACTACCTGTCGCGCATGACGCTCGTGAAGGACGAGCAGTATTTCGACAAGTTCGACCAGGCGTTCGGCGAGTACTTCAAGGGCATCGAACACACGGCGGCGCTCGCGCTCGACCTGCCCGACGACTGGCTCGCGAAGAAAATGAAACGCGATCTGACGCCCGAGGAAAAGGCGCAGATCGAAGCGCTCGGCGGCCTCGACAAGCTGATGCAGCGCCTGAAAGAAGTCTTCGACGAACAGAAGGGCCGTCACGAAGGCGGCGGCAAATGGATCGGTACGGGCGGCACGTCGCCGTTCGGCAACGGCGGCTACAACCCGGAAGGCATCCGCATCGGCGGCGACACGGCCGGCAACCGCAGCGCGGTCAAGGTATGGGACGCGCGCGCGTATCGCGACTACGACGACCAGGTCGAAATCGGCACGCGCAATATCAAGGTCGCACTGCGGCGCCTGCGCCGCTTCGCGCGAGAAGGCGCGGCGGAAGAGCTCGATTTGCCCGACACGATCCGCAGCACCGCGGCGAACGCCGGCTGGCTCGACCTCAAGATGGTGCCCGAGCGGCACAACAACGTGAAAGTGCTGATGCTGCTCGACGTCGGCGGCTCGATGGACGATCACATCAAGCGCACGGAAGAGCTGTTTTCGGCCGCCAAGGCCGAATTCAAGCACCTCGAGTTCTATTACTTCCACAACTGCGTGTACGACTTCCTGTGGAAGAACAATCGCCGCCGCCACACCGAGCGCACGCCGACGTGGGACGTGCTGCACAAGTTCTCCGCGGACTACAAGCTGATCTTCGTCGGCGATGCGACCATGAGTCCGTACGAGGTGTTGCAGCCGGGCGGCTCGGTCGAATACAACAACCAGGAAGCGGGCGCGATCTGGCTGCGGCGCCTCGCCGATCATTTCCCGCACTTCGCGTGGCTCAATCCGGAACCGGAGGGTCTCTGGGAGTACCGGCAGTCGGTGTCGGTGATTCGCGAAGTGCTGGGGCACCGGATGTATCCGCTGACGCTCGCGGGGCTCGAGGCGGCGATGCGGGTGCTGAGCAAGTAGGCACGGCCGGCCGCCCGAACTGCCCGCCCGGGGCTATCCCGAAGTCACAAACACCGCAAAATGCGGCAGAATGCCGCACTACTTTTGCGTGATTCCGTAGCAATCACGCAACAAAGCCACAACAAATAACACTACAGCCGGTGTTCCGCATGAGCTCACCCTCCTCTCCCGACCTGTCGCCGGGCAATCCCGCTCCGCTGAAACCGCTGAAACCGTTCGCCGATACCTCTCTATCGGCGCTCGTCGCCGGCTTCGTCGCGATGATGACCGGCTACACGAGTTCGCTCGTGCTGATGTTCCAGGCCGGCCAGGCCGCGCATCTGAGCGACGCGCAGATCTCATCGTGGATCTGGGCGCTGTCGATCGGCATGGGACTGTGCACGATCGGGCTCTCGCTGCGCTATCGCGCGCCGATCGTGATCGCATGGTCGACGCCCGGTGCGGCGCTGCTTGTCACGTCGCTGCCGCATGTCAGCTACGCGCAAGCGATCGGCGCATTTATCGCCTGCGCGCTGCTGCTGACCGCCGTCGGCCTGACCGGCTGGTTCGATGCCCTGATGAAAAAGATTCCCGCCGGCATTGCATCGGCGCTGCTCGCGGGCATTCTGTTCGAGATCGGCATCGAAATTTTCCGTGCTGCGCAATTTCAGACCGCGCTGGTGCTCGCGATGTTCTTCGCCTACCTCGTCATGAAACGCATCGCGCCGCGCTATGCGATCGTGACCACGCTCGTGGTCGGCACGCTGGTCGCGGGCGGCCTCGGTCTGCTCGACTTCAGCCACTTCCGCATCGCGCTCGCGCAGCCGGTGCTGACGATGCCAGCGTTTTCGCTGTCCGCGATCGTCAGCATCGGCATTCCGCTGTTCGTCGTCGCGATGGCGTCGCAGAACGTGCCGGGCATCGCGGTACTGCGCGCGGACGGCTATACGACGCCGTCGTCGCCGCTGATCGCCACCACCGGCCTCGCATCGCTCGTGCTCGCGCCGTTCGGCTCGCACGGCATCAATCTCGCGGCGATCACGGCCGCGATCTGCACGGGCCGCGAAGCACACGAAGACCGCACGAAGCGCTACACCGCGGCGCTCTGGTGCGGGCTCTTCTATCTGGTTGCCGGTGTGTTCGGCGCGACGATCGCTGCGCTCTTCGCCGCGTTGCCCAAGGCGCTCGTCGTCTCGGTGGCAGCGCTCGCGCTGTTCGGTTCGATCATGAGCGGGCTCACGAATGCGATGCAGGACGGCAAGCAGCGCGAGGCCGCGCTCGTCACCTTTATGGTGACGGCTTCGGGACTCACGCTGCTGTCGATCGGCTCGGCGTTCTGGGGACTGGTCGCGGGCGTGATCACGCAGGTCGTGCTGAACGCGCGCAAAGGGTAAAACCGCGTAAAGCGCGGGAAAAACCCGGCTGAAGCCCCGCCCCAATCCGGGATCACAACGTGGCACGCGCCATGCGGTCCAACGGTGAGATCCGAAGCCCGTTCCATGGCCGGTGAATCGCCAGCGAGCGGCTGCGTAATGGGCATTGAACGCCCGCTGCACGCGGCCCGCACGATCAGTCGAACCATTGTCAGCCGTTCCGCCATAAAATAAAGGAATCGGGCGGCGTTCCGTGTGAGGTTTGGCGTTCACGGCGTTGCATGGCATTGGCGTGGCGTTTGCGTGGCTTTGAACCTGGCGTTTGACGTCCATCCGGCGCTAACATCGAACACTGCCCCGCCCCGGGCAATGCGGGACCCTGCGGGATGACCGGCTGCCGCCGGCCAGTCGGAACCAACCGGCACCGGCAGCGTCATCATTTTCTGACCACGGCGCGCACGCGCCTAAAAGGCTCGATATGACTACTGCACTCGACCAGCTGAAGCAATTCACGAAGGTCGTCGCCGACACCGGCGACTTCCAGCAACTCGCCCAGTACAAACCGCAAGACGCGACCACCAATCCGTCGCTCGTACTGAAGGCCGTGCAGAAGGACGACTACAAGCCTCTGCTCGAAAAAACCGTGCGCGATCATTCGTCGAAGCCGGTCTCCGCGATCATCGACCATCTGCTGATCGCGTTCGGCACCGAGATCCTGAAGATCGTGCCGGGCCGCGTGTCGACTGAAGTCGACGCACGGCTGTCGTTCGACACGAAAGGCTCGATCGACAAGGCGCATGAAATCATCAAGCTGTACAAGGAAGCCGGCATCGACCGCTCCCGCGTGCTGATCAAGCTCGCGTCGACGTGGGAAGGCATCCGCGCGGCCGAAGTGCTGCAGAAGGAAGGCATCCACTGCAACATGACGCTGCTGTTCTCGCTCGCGCAGGCCGTCGCCGCCGCCGAAGCAGGCGCGCAGCTAATCTCGCCGTTCGTCGGCCGCATTTACGACTGGTACAAGAAAAACGCCGGCAGCAACTGGGACGAAGCGCGCGACGGCGGCGCGAACGACCCGGGCGTGCAATCGGTGCGCCGCATTTATGCGTACTACAAGAAGTTCGGTTACCCGACTGAAGTGATGGGCGCGAGCTTCCGCACGACGAGCCAGATTCTCGAACTGGCCGGCTGCGACCTGCTGACGATCAGCCCCGATCTGCTGCAGAAACTGCAGGACAGCAACGACAAGGTCGAGCGCAAGCTGTCGCCGGATGCGAGCAAGAATACGGAAATCGCGCGCGTGCCGGTGGACGAGCCGACGTTCCGTTTCCTCGTCAACGACGAAGCGATGGCCTCCGAAAAGCTGGCGGAAGGCATTCGCACGTTCGCTGCCGATGCGATCAAGCTTGAGAAGCTGATCGAAGCGCTGCGCTAGTCCGGGCGAACGGCAGCGCGGCAATAGCGGCGCCGCAAGCAGCCGTTTATCGAGCGAGCCGTCACGTCTGACGGTTGCGCGTGTCGTATCACGGCGCGTGCGGCATTCGAGCCGCACGCGCCGTTTTTGCTTGTGCGTCTCCCGCATCTCGTATTCCGCACGCGCCTATCGCATGCAGTGCCAACAAACTTTCACAGTGCGCACAAGCTCGCCGACTAGAATCGTTTGCACATGTGTTCCGCTTACGAGGCGTGCGACACATCGACCGCCATGGCAACCGCGATGGCAACCGGCACGGCAACTGACGTGTCCACTTCTGGGAGATAACGATGCTAGTCCAGCCCTACCTGTTCTTTAACGGCCGCTGCGAAGAAGCGCTCAATTTCTATCGTGAGAAGCTCGGCGCCGAGGTGCTGTTCCAGACGCATTTCAGGGACGCGCCGCCGGACTCCGGACACACGCCCGCACCCGGCACCGAGGACAAGATCATGCATTGCACATTCCGCATCGGCACGACGGAGCTGATGGGGTCCGACGGCAACTGCGAGCCGGGAGCGGATAAGCCGGGAGGCTTCAGCCTGTCGCTGACCGCCGACGACAAGGCATCGGGCGAGAAGCTTTTCAACGCGCTCGCCGACGGCGGCAATGTGATGATGCCGTGGCAGCCGACGTTCTGGACCGAGGGCTTTGGTATGCTCGTCGACCGCTTCGGCATCATGTGGATGGTGACGATTCCGCACGACAAGGGCTACAAGAGTTGATCAAAGCGGGCTGATCAAAGCGGGCTGATCAAAGCAGCCCGCGTTTCCCGCCTCACCGGATCTACACCAAGGGCGGCGCCGCGCGCCAAACCACGGCGCTCCGCCGCCTCAGCGCTCAATGCTGCTGCTGATGCTCGTGACGGTGCGTAATCCGCGTGCGGCGCTCGATATTCCAAGCCGGCTCGGTCTCGACGAGCAGCGCGCGCAGGCGCTCCACCTGCTCAGCGACGCGTTCGTTGAGCCAGCACGGCCCCTGCAACTCAGCGGCGGCGTTCGCGACCACGGCGGCCGGGTCCAGCAGCGCCGGCGGCAACGCATCGGGCATCCGGAAGTGCGGCACATTCGTAAAACGCAGCGCACGCGCCAGTTCGAGCAGCACCAAGCGCACCACCGTCGCGTCGCGTCCGCACTGGCCGGCAAAGCCGGCACGCATCGCCGGATCGCCGCGCGTCAGCACGCCGTTCGACATGATCTCGAGCGCGCTCAATAGCATGCGGTGCAGTTGCTGGATCTGATCGAGCCGCCCCGGTGCGACTTCGATTTCCTTCGCGACCCACGGCATGACCGCGCGCAGTTGCACGAGCCGTCGCGCCATACGCAGAAACACCGCGTTCTGTTCTTCAGCGGAAAGCCAGTCGCCATGCGCCATCCGCGTATAGATGCGCGCGCAATCGCGCAGATTGTCGGAGAGCAGGTAGCGCCACGTGTAGGTGGCGTGCAGCGGCAGAGCAAAAGAAAATGCCAGCGCGATGACCGTGCCGATCGCGACGTCAGCGGCACGCCAGAGCCCTTCCGACACCTGGTTGTCGCCGAAGCCGCCGACGATGCACATCGTGATCGCGGTCAGCAATGCCATATAGCCGTACGAACCAATTGCAAACGCGCCGCACACGCCGGCCACGACCGCCATCAGGATCGCGGTCACCGTAATCGAGCCGAACAGGCTGTGCTGGACGATCAGCGCGAGTCCGAGCCCGGCGCCGAGCAGCGTGCCGATGGTCCGTTCGAGCGCTTTGCGCCGGATATTACCGTGATGCTGCAAACCGCCGATCACGATCAGCACCGTGATCGATGCCCAGATGCCGTATGGCAGGTCCAGCGCGCGTATCAGCGCAATCGACACGAGCATCGCGGCGCCGACGCGAACGCCGTGCAGCACCTTTGCATTGCGGTAGCGGTAGTACGGCGACGTCACCGTGCGCAACAGCCGCGCCAAAGCCGAGCGGCGACGCACGATGCGCGCGCCGCCCGCGGCGTGTTCCGAATCGTCCAGAGCCATATCAGTCTCGCAGTCGTTTCGAGTCGAGGTTTCGCGTCAGGTCAGGGCGTGCTGATGCGCAGTATCGCGCACCTCATGCACGCGTGGGCCGCCCGGGCAAAGAAAATTGCCCGGCACGCGCGTGGGCGGCGCGGCCGGGCAACTTCGTTCCGATGCGGCGCGTGATGGATGCAACACGCATCGCGTCACCTCATCGGCCACCTCATCGGCCACCTCATCGGCCACCTCATCGACGACTCATTGACCACTCACCGTGCTGCTCTTGCGAATGCGCCGGACCTCGTCCGCATCGACCGCGGGCGCCCGATTGCCCCACGCGCCGCGGATGAACGTGACCACGTCCGCCACTTGCTGGTCATCGAGCCGCTGACCGAAAGCGGGCATCGTAAACACGGTCGGCGCGTGCCGCGTGCCCGGCATCGACGCGCCGTGCAGCACGAGGCTCACGAGCGACGTCGGGTCCTGCGCATTGACGGTCGCGCTCAGCGCAAGCCGGGGGAACACGCCGTCATAGCCTTTGCCGTCCGATCGATGGCAAGCCGCGCAGTTGTCGAGGAAGGTCCGTGCGCCGCGCAACTCGGTGTGTCCCGCGTGCAGCGCAAGCGCTGCCTCGTCGGAGTACGCCAGCGAGGCCTGCTGGCGCGCCGGTGCAAGCGACTGCAGATACATCGCGATCGAGTTCAGGTCCGCATCGGTCATGTACTGCGTACTGTCGAGCACGACATCGCGCATGCCGCCGAACGCGGCCGAATGCGCATTGCGACCGGCCTTGAGGAACATGACGATATCGTCGCGCGTCCAGTCGCCGAGGCCGTCCACACGGTCGTCGCGCAGACTGTTGGCGAACCACTGTTCGACCACGCCGCCTTGCAGGAAGGCCGGGCCGCCGTTGTCGGTCAGCGCCCTCTCCTGCAACAGCGCGCCACGCGACGTATGGCACGCGCCACAGTGGCCGACGCCTTCGACCAGATAGCGGCCGCGCTCGAGCGAGACCGTCTGGCTGTCGGCGGCCTGCGGACTCGCAGCGGCGGCCGCATCGGGCGCGAACGCGATGCGCCACAGCGCGAGCGGCCAGCGCATCGACAGCGGCCAGCGGATACCGTTCGGCGTGCGCGGCTGCTGAACCGGCGCCACGCCGTGCATGAAGTACGCGTACAGCGCCTTGACGTCGTCGGGCTGGATGCGCGCATACGACGGATACGGCATCGCCGGATACAGCGTATAGCCGGCCTTCGACTTGCCGTGCCGCAGTGCGTTGTCGAAGTCCGCATACGTGTAGCTGCCGATGCCGCTCTGCCCATCCGGCGTAATGTTCGTCGAGTAGACGGTGCCGATCGGTGTCGGCAGCGGCAGTCCGCCCGCGAACGGCTTGCCGCCCTTCGCGGTATGGCATGCGGCGCAGTCGGCGGCACGCGCGAGGTATTCGCCTCGCTTGACGAGCGCCGCATCATCGAAGCCGGCGCCATTCGACGATGCCGGCGATGTTGCCGATGCCGCCGATGTTGCATACGACACGCCACTCGCCGCAAGCAGCGCGAAGGCGGCGGCGATCGCCGCACAGGAACGAATTTTTGTGAGCGCGTTTCTCATACTTGCACCATCGGGCCGGGGTTCTTCAAATACTGTTCGCGGATCGCGCGCGCCGACCAGTAGCTGAGCGCGCCGACCAGCCCCGTCGGGTTGTAGCCGAAGTTCTGCGGAAACGCCGACGATCCCAGCACGAACACGTTGTGCACATCCCAGTTCTGCAGATAGCGGTTCACCACGCTCGTCTTCGGATCGGCACCCATCACCGCGCCGCCGGTGGTATGCGTGCTCTGATAGGCGCGCGTGTCGAAATGCCCCGACTTGCGCGCGTTCACGTCGACATGATCGGTCAGCACACGCGCAATGCGGGCGGCCTGGCCGACCGTGTACTCGGTCATCTTGTGCTCGTTGTCGTGCCAGTCGAACGTCACGCGCAACAGCGGCTGCCCGTACGCGTCCTTGTAGGTCGGATCGAGGCTCAGGTAGGTGTCGCGATACGACATCACCGAGCCTTGCGCGACGATCGTCATCATCCGCTGGTAGCTGTCCTGCACCGCGGCTTTCCAGCCGCTGCCCCACGGCTTCGTGCCCTTCGGCACCCCCGCCTGACCGATCGGGCGTCCGCCGGTGCGCATATGCCGCACGTTCGCGCCGCCGATAAAGCCGAGCGGGCCATGGTCGAAGTTATCGCCATTGAAGTCGTCGATCGCCTGCCCTGCCGCGCCCGCGCCGATAAACGGATTGAGCTGCGTGCCTTTGGCGAGGAACGCGTTGACGCCGCCGTTCATCTGATACGCGAAGTTGCGGCCGACCACGCCGTCGCCGGTCGCCGGGTCGTACGGCTGGCTGATGCCGGAGAGCAGCAGCAGCCGCACGTTGTGCATCTGGAACGCGCTGAGCACAACGATGTCGGCCGGCTGCTCGATCTCGCGCCCTTGCGCATCGATATACGTGACCCCGGTCGCGACCTTGCCGCTCGCATCGCGATTGACGCGCAGCACCTGGCAGCGCGTGCGCAACTCGAAGTTCTTCTTCTGGAACAGCACGGGATGAATCGTGGTCTGCGGCGACGACTTCGAATACATATAGCAGCCGAAGTCCTCGCAGAAGCCGCACAGGTTGCACGGACCGAGACGCACGCCATACGGATTCGTGTACGGCGTCGACACGTTCGCGGCCGGAATCGGGAACGGCTCGTAGCCCAGTTCGCGCACGGCACGCGAAAAGAGCTGCGCGCCGTAAATATCCTTCAGCGGCGGCGTCGGATATTCCTTGCTGCGCCATGCCTCAAAACGATTGCCGCCTGCCACGAGATTGCCGTTCAGATTGCCGGCCTTGCCCGAAATGCCGGCGACGTCCTCGAAGTGCGTGAAATACGGCTCGAGTTCGTCGTAGGTCACGCCGAAATCCTGAATCGTCATGCCGTCCGGAATAAACGACTTGCCGTAGCGCTGTTCGTA from Paraburkholderia edwinii includes the following:
- the tal gene encoding transaldolase; this translates as MTTALDQLKQFTKVVADTGDFQQLAQYKPQDATTNPSLVLKAVQKDDYKPLLEKTVRDHSSKPVSAIIDHLLIAFGTEILKIVPGRVSTEVDARLSFDTKGSIDKAHEIIKLYKEAGIDRSRVLIKLASTWEGIRAAEVLQKEGIHCNMTLLFSLAQAVAAAEAGAQLISPFVGRIYDWYKKNAGSNWDEARDGGANDPGVQSVRRIYAYYKKFGYPTEVMGASFRTTSQILELAGCDLLTISPDLLQKLQDSNDKVERKLSPDASKNTEIARVPVDEPTFRFLVNDEAMASEKLAEGIRTFAADAIKLEKLIEALR
- a CDS encoding VOC family protein, with translation MLVQPYLFFNGRCEEALNFYREKLGAEVLFQTHFRDAPPDSGHTPAPGTEDKIMHCTFRIGTTELMGSDGNCEPGADKPGGFSLSLTADDKASGEKLFNALADGGNVMMPWQPTFWTEGFGMLVDRFGIMWMVTIPHDKGYKS
- a CDS encoding FUSC family protein, with the protein product MALDDSEHAAGGARIVRRRSALARLLRTVTSPYYRYRNAKVLHGVRVGAAMLVSIALIRALDLPYGIWASITVLIVIGGLQHHGNIRRKALERTIGTLLGAGLGLALIVQHSLFGSITVTAILMAVVAGVCGAFAIGSYGYMALLTAITMCIVGGFGDNQVSEGLWRAADVAIGTVIALAFSFALPLHATYTWRYLLSDNLRDCARIYTRMAHGDWLSAEEQNAVFLRMARRLVQLRAVMPWVAKEIEVAPGRLDQIQQLHRMLLSALEIMSNGVLTRGDPAMRAGFAGQCGRDATVVRLVLLELARALRFTNVPHFRMPDALPPALLDPAAVVANAAAELQGPCWLNERVAEQVERLRALLVETEPAWNIERRTRITHRHEHQQQH
- a CDS encoding c-type cytochrome, translating into MRNALTKIRSCAAIAAAFALLAASGVSYATSAASATSPASSNGAGFDDAALVKRGEYLARAADCAACHTAKGGKPFAGGLPLPTPIGTVYSTNITPDGQSGIGSYTYADFDNALRHGKSKAGYTLYPAMPYPSYARIQPDDVKALYAYFMHGVAPVQQPRTPNGIRWPLSMRWPLALWRIAFAPDAAAAASPQAADSQTVSLERGRYLVEGVGHCGACHTSRGALLQERALTDNGGPAFLQGGVVEQWFANSLRDDRVDGLGDWTRDDIVMFLKAGRNAHSAAFGGMRDVVLDSTQYMTDADLNSIAMYLQSLAPARQQASLAYSDEAALALHAGHTELRGARTFLDNCAACHRSDGKGYDGVFPRLALSATVNAQDPTSLVSLVLHGASMPGTRHAPTVFTMPAFGQRLDDQQVADVVTFIRGAWGNRAPAVDADEVRRIRKSSTVSGQ
- a CDS encoding GMC family oxidoreductase, producing the protein MAIKKDKVDAVMVGFGWTGAIMAMELADAGLNVLALERGEMQDTANTAKYPNIADELAYAVRGKLYQDLSKETLTFRHSPDGLAVPYRQHGAMLFGNGVGGAGFHWNGLTWRPQASDLQLRSHYEQRYGKSFIPDGMTIQDFGVTYDELEPYFTHFEDVAGISGKAGNLNGNLVAGGNRFEAWRSKEYPTPPLKDIYGAQLFSRAVRELGYEPFPIPAANVSTPYTNPYGVRLGPCNLCGFCEDFGCYMYSKSSPQTTIHPVLFQKKNFELRTRCQVLRVNRDASGKVATGVTYIDAQGREIEQPADIVVLSAFQMHNVRLLLLSGISQPYDPATGDGVVGRNFAYQMNGGVNAFLAKGTQLNPFIGAGAAGQAIDDFNGDNFDHGPLGFIGGANVRHMRTGGRPIGQAGVPKGTKPWGSGWKAAVQDSYQRMMTIVAQGSVMSYRDTYLSLDPTYKDAYGQPLLRVTFDWHDNEHKMTEYTVGQAARIARVLTDHVDVNARKSGHFDTRAYQSTHTTGGAVMGADPKTSVVNRYLQNWDVHNVFVLGSSAFPQNFGYNPTGLVGALSYWSARAIREQYLKNPGPMVQV